In Ovis canadensis isolate MfBH-ARS-UI-01 breed Bighorn chromosome 3, ARS-UI_OviCan_v2, whole genome shotgun sequence, one DNA window encodes the following:
- the TMEM203 gene encoding transmembrane protein 203, giving the protein MLFSLRELVQWLGFATFEIFVHLLALLVFSVLLALRVDGLAPGLSWWNVFVPFFAADGLSTYFTTIVSVRLFQDGEKRLAVLRLFWVLTVLSLKFVFEMLLCQKLVEQTRELWFGLITSPAFILLQLLMIRACRVN; this is encoded by the coding sequence ATGCTCTTCTCGCTCCGGGAGCTGGTGCAGTGGCTGGGCTTCGCCACCTTCGAGATCTTCGTGCACTTGCTGGCCCTGTTGGTGTTCTCTGTGCTGCTAGCCCTGCGTGTGGACGGCCTGGCTCCTGGCCTCTCCTGGTGGAACGTCTTTGTGCCCTTCTTCGCTGCTGACGGGCTCAGCACCTACTTCACCACCATCGTCTCCGTGCGACTCTTCCAGGATGGAGAGAAGCGGCTGGCCGTGCTCCGCCTTTTCTGGGTCCTCACAGTTCTCAGCCTGAAGTTCGTCTTCGAGATGTTGTTGTGCCAGAAGTTGGTGGAGCAAACGCGAGAGCTTTGGTTCGGCCTGATCACGTCTCCGGCCTTCATTCTCCTGCAGCTGCTCATGATCCGCGCCTGCCGAGTCAACTAG
- the NDOR1 gene encoding NADPH-dependent diflavin oxidoreductase 1 isoform X3: MPSARLLVLFGSQTGTAQDVSERLGREARRRQLSCRVEALDSYPVVNLINEPVVIFVCATAGQGDPPDNMKSFWRFIFRRSLPSTALRQMDFAVLGLGDSSYAKFNFVAKKLHRRLLQLGGSALLPVCLGDDQHELGPDAAIDPWLQDLWEKVLGPHPVPLNLDLNPPGVPWPSKFTLQFLKDTPTSGPEELCVAGTDPQGPPSELQPFLAPMVSNQRVTGPSHFQDVRLIEFDISGSGMSFAAGDVVLIQPENTASHVQRFCQALGLDPEQHFTLQPREPGVTCPAQLPQPCSMRRLVSQYLDIASVPRRSFFELLACLSPHELEREKLREFSSAQGQEELCEYCTRPRRTALEVLCDFPHTAAAIPPDYLLDLLPLIRPRAFSIASSLRAHPSRLQILVAVVQYRTRLREPRRGLCSSWLASLDPVQGPVRVPLWVRSGGLTFPKTPDVPVIMVGPGTGVAPFRAAIQERVAQGETGNVLFFGCRRRDQDFYWEAEWEQLQARGCLTLVTAFSREQQRQAHASRCVRHLAVHLPGGGRALCPRCDCLPRPAAADTAFPD; the protein is encoded by the exons ATGCCGAGCGCACGACTCCTGGTGCTCTTCGGCAGCCAAACGGGCACAGCCCAGGATGTGTCGGAGAGGCTGGGCCGCGAGGCCAGGCGTCGGCAGCTCAGCTGCCGGGTGGAAGCCCTGGACTCCTACCCCGTG GTGAATCTGATTAATGAGCCCGTGGTGATATTTGTTTGTGCAACTGCAGGCCAAGGAGACCCCCCGGACAACATGAAG AGTTTCTGGAGGTTCATCTTCCGGAGGAGCCTGCCGTCTACCGCCCTCCGTCAGATGGactttgctgtgctgggtctcgggGACTCGTCTTACGCCAA GTTCAACTTCGTGGCCAAGAAGCTGCACCGCCGGCTGCTGCAGCTCGGGGGCAGCGCCCTCCTGCCCGTGTGCCTGGGCGATGACCAGCATGAGCTGGG GCCCGACGCCGCCATCGACCCCTGGCTGCAggatctgtgggagaaggtgcTGGGGCCGCACCCTGTGCCTCTGAACCTTGACCTGAACCCTCCTGGAGTCCC TTGGCCCTCCAAGTTCACCCTGCAGTTCCTCAAGGACACCCCCACCTCGGGCCCTGAGGAGCTGTGTGTGGCCGGAACAGACCCTCAGGGGCCCCCTTCAGAGCTCCAGCCGTTCCTGGCGCCCATGGTCAGCAATCAGAGGGTCACGGGGCCCTCGCACTTTCAGGACGTGCGGCTGATTGAGTTCGACATCTCGGGCTCTGGGATGAG CTTTGCAGCCGGCGACGTGGTGCTGATCCAGCCCGAGAACACGGCCAGCCACGTCCAGCGGTTCTGCCAGGCGCTGGGCCTGGACCCCGAGCAGCACTTCACACTGCAGCCCCGGGAGCCGG GCGTCACCTGCCCCGCGCAgctgccccagccctgctccaTGCGGCGCCTCGTGTCCCAGTACCTGGACATTGCCAGTGTCCCCCGCCGCTCCTTCTTTGAACTCCTGGCCTGTCTCTCCCCCCACGAGCTGGAGCGGGAGAAGCTGCGGGAGTTCAGCTCTGCACAGGGCCAGGAGGAGCTTTGCGAGTACTGCACCCGGCCCCGCAGGACggccctggag GTGCTGTGTGACTTCCCCCACACGGCTGCTGCCATCCCCCCAGACTACCTGCTGGACCTGCTGCCCCTGATCCGGCCCCGGGCCTTCTCCATCGCCTCCTCTCTGCGG GCCCACCCCTCGCGGCTGCAGATCCTGGTGGCCGTGGTGCAGTACCGGACCCGCCTCCGGGAGCCCCGCCGTGGCCTCTGCTCCAGCTGGCTGGCGTCCCTGGACCCTGTGCAAG GACCTGTCCGGGTGCCCCTGTGGGTGCGGTCTGGGGGCCTGACGTTCCCAAAGACTCCAGACGTACCTGTGATCATGGTGGGGCCCGGCACCGGCGTAGCCCCCTTCCGAGCAGCCATCCAGGAGCGAGTGGCCCAGGGCGAGACTG gaaaTGTGCTGTTCTTCGGCTGCCGCCGGCGGGACCAGGACTTCTACTGGGAGGCCGAGTGGGAGCAGCTGCAGGCGAGGGGCTGCCTGACTCTGGTCACGGCCTTCTCCCGGGAgcag CAACGCCAAGCACATGCCAGCCGATGTGTGCGACACCTTGCTGTCCATCTTCCGGGAGGAGGGCGGGCTCTCTGCCCCCGATGCGACTGCCTACCTCGCCCAGCTGCAGCGGACACGGCGTTTCCAGACTGA
- the NDOR1 gene encoding NADPH-dependent diflavin oxidoreductase 1 isoform X2: protein MPSARLLVLFGSQTGTAQDVSERLGREARRRQLSCRVEALDSYPVVNLINEPVVIFVCATAGQGDPPDNMKSFWRFIFRRSLPSTALRQMDFAVLGLGDSSYAKFNFVAKKLHRRLLQLGGSALLPVCLGDDQHELGPDAAIDPWLQDLWEKVLGPHPVPLNLDLNPPGVPWPSKFTLQFLKDTPTSGPEELCVAGTDPQGPPSELQPFLAPMVSNQRVTGPSHFQDVRLIEFDISGSGMSFAAGDVVLIQPENTASHVQRFCQALGLDPEQHFTLQPREPGVTCPAQLPQPCSMRRLVSQYLDIASVPRRSFFELLACLSPHELEREKLREFSSAQGQEELCEYCTRPRRTALEVLCDFPHTAAAIPPDYLLDLLPLIRPRAFSIASSLRAHPSRLQILVAVVQYRTRLREPRRGLCSSWLASLDPVQGPVRVPLWVRSGGLTFPKTPDVPVIMVGPGTGVAPFRAAIQERVAQGETGNVLFFGCRRRDQDFYWEAEWEQLQARGCLTLVTAFSREQVCVQGRGGARAGAPRVQAQSAPAPAPQEQQVYVQHRLRALGPLVWELLDGRGAHFYLAGNAKHMPADVCDTLLSIFREEGGLSAPDATAYLAQLQRTRRFQTETWA from the exons ATGCCGAGCGCACGACTCCTGGTGCTCTTCGGCAGCCAAACGGGCACAGCCCAGGATGTGTCGGAGAGGCTGGGCCGCGAGGCCAGGCGTCGGCAGCTCAGCTGCCGGGTGGAAGCCCTGGACTCCTACCCCGTG GTGAATCTGATTAATGAGCCCGTGGTGATATTTGTTTGTGCAACTGCAGGCCAAGGAGACCCCCCGGACAACATGAAG AGTTTCTGGAGGTTCATCTTCCGGAGGAGCCTGCCGTCTACCGCCCTCCGTCAGATGGactttgctgtgctgggtctcgggGACTCGTCTTACGCCAA GTTCAACTTCGTGGCCAAGAAGCTGCACCGCCGGCTGCTGCAGCTCGGGGGCAGCGCCCTCCTGCCCGTGTGCCTGGGCGATGACCAGCATGAGCTGGG GCCCGACGCCGCCATCGACCCCTGGCTGCAggatctgtgggagaaggtgcTGGGGCCGCACCCTGTGCCTCTGAACCTTGACCTGAACCCTCCTGGAGTCCC TTGGCCCTCCAAGTTCACCCTGCAGTTCCTCAAGGACACCCCCACCTCGGGCCCTGAGGAGCTGTGTGTGGCCGGAACAGACCCTCAGGGGCCCCCTTCAGAGCTCCAGCCGTTCCTGGCGCCCATGGTCAGCAATCAGAGGGTCACGGGGCCCTCGCACTTTCAGGACGTGCGGCTGATTGAGTTCGACATCTCGGGCTCTGGGATGAG CTTTGCAGCCGGCGACGTGGTGCTGATCCAGCCCGAGAACACGGCCAGCCACGTCCAGCGGTTCTGCCAGGCGCTGGGCCTGGACCCCGAGCAGCACTTCACACTGCAGCCCCGGGAGCCGG GCGTCACCTGCCCCGCGCAgctgccccagccctgctccaTGCGGCGCCTCGTGTCCCAGTACCTGGACATTGCCAGTGTCCCCCGCCGCTCCTTCTTTGAACTCCTGGCCTGTCTCTCCCCCCACGAGCTGGAGCGGGAGAAGCTGCGGGAGTTCAGCTCTGCACAGGGCCAGGAGGAGCTTTGCGAGTACTGCACCCGGCCCCGCAGGACggccctggag GTGCTGTGTGACTTCCCCCACACGGCTGCTGCCATCCCCCCAGACTACCTGCTGGACCTGCTGCCCCTGATCCGGCCCCGGGCCTTCTCCATCGCCTCCTCTCTGCGG GCCCACCCCTCGCGGCTGCAGATCCTGGTGGCCGTGGTGCAGTACCGGACCCGCCTCCGGGAGCCCCGCCGTGGCCTCTGCTCCAGCTGGCTGGCGTCCCTGGACCCTGTGCAAG GACCTGTCCGGGTGCCCCTGTGGGTGCGGTCTGGGGGCCTGACGTTCCCAAAGACTCCAGACGTACCTGTGATCATGGTGGGGCCCGGCACCGGCGTAGCCCCCTTCCGAGCAGCCATCCAGGAGCGAGTGGCCCAGGGCGAGACTG gaaaTGTGCTGTTCTTCGGCTGCCGCCGGCGGGACCAGGACTTCTACTGGGAGGCCGAGTGGGAGCAGCTGCAGGCGAGGGGCTGCCTGACTCTGGTCACGGCCTTCTCCCGGGAgcaggtgtgtgtgcaggggcggggaggggcacgGGCCGGGGCGCCCAGGGTGCAGGCTCAgagcgcccccgcccccgccccgcaggAGCAGCAGGTATACGTGCAGCACCGGCTCCGGGCACTCGGGCCGCTGGTGTGGGAGCTGCTGGACGGCCGGGGCGCCCACTTCTACCTGGCGGG CAACGCCAAGCACATGCCAGCCGATGTGTGCGACACCTTGCTGTCCATCTTCCGGGAGGAGGGCGGGCTCTCTGCCCCCGATGCGACTGCCTACCTCGCCCAGCTGCAGCGGACACGGCGTTTCCAGACTGAGACGTGGGCCTGA
- the NDOR1 gene encoding NADPH-dependent diflavin oxidoreductase 1 isoform X4 — MKSFWRFIFRRSLPSTALRQMDFAVLGLGDSSYAKFNFVAKKLHRRLLQLGGSALLPVCLGDDQHELGPDAAIDPWLQDLWEKVLGPHPVPLNLDLNPPGVPWPSKFTLQFLKDTPTSGPEELCVAGTDPQGPPSELQPFLAPMVSNQRVTGPSHFQDVRLIEFDISGSGMSFAAGDVVLIQPENTASHVQRFCQALGLDPEQHFTLQPREPGVTCPAQLPQPCSMRRLVSQYLDIASVPRRSFFELLACLSPHELEREKLREFSSAQGQEELCEYCTRPRRTALEVLCDFPHTAAAIPPDYLLDLLPLIRPRAFSIASSLRAHPSRLQILVAVVQYRTRLREPRRGLCSSWLASLDPVQGPVRVPLWVRSGGLTFPKTPDVPVIMVGPGTGVAPFRAAIQERVAQGETGNVLFFGCRRRDQDFYWEAEWEQLQARGCLTLVTAFSREQVCVQGRGGARAGAPRVQAQSAPAPAPQEQQVYVQHRLRALGPLVWELLDGRGAHFYLAGNAKHMPADVCDTLLSIFREEGGLSAPDATAYLAQLQRTRRFQTETWA; from the exons ATGAAG AGTTTCTGGAGGTTCATCTTCCGGAGGAGCCTGCCGTCTACCGCCCTCCGTCAGATGGactttgctgtgctgggtctcgggGACTCGTCTTACGCCAA GTTCAACTTCGTGGCCAAGAAGCTGCACCGCCGGCTGCTGCAGCTCGGGGGCAGCGCCCTCCTGCCCGTGTGCCTGGGCGATGACCAGCATGAGCTGGG GCCCGACGCCGCCATCGACCCCTGGCTGCAggatctgtgggagaaggtgcTGGGGCCGCACCCTGTGCCTCTGAACCTTGACCTGAACCCTCCTGGAGTCCC TTGGCCCTCCAAGTTCACCCTGCAGTTCCTCAAGGACACCCCCACCTCGGGCCCTGAGGAGCTGTGTGTGGCCGGAACAGACCCTCAGGGGCCCCCTTCAGAGCTCCAGCCGTTCCTGGCGCCCATGGTCAGCAATCAGAGGGTCACGGGGCCCTCGCACTTTCAGGACGTGCGGCTGATTGAGTTCGACATCTCGGGCTCTGGGATGAG CTTTGCAGCCGGCGACGTGGTGCTGATCCAGCCCGAGAACACGGCCAGCCACGTCCAGCGGTTCTGCCAGGCGCTGGGCCTGGACCCCGAGCAGCACTTCACACTGCAGCCCCGGGAGCCGG GCGTCACCTGCCCCGCGCAgctgccccagccctgctccaTGCGGCGCCTCGTGTCCCAGTACCTGGACATTGCCAGTGTCCCCCGCCGCTCCTTCTTTGAACTCCTGGCCTGTCTCTCCCCCCACGAGCTGGAGCGGGAGAAGCTGCGGGAGTTCAGCTCTGCACAGGGCCAGGAGGAGCTTTGCGAGTACTGCACCCGGCCCCGCAGGACggccctggag GTGCTGTGTGACTTCCCCCACACGGCTGCTGCCATCCCCCCAGACTACCTGCTGGACCTGCTGCCCCTGATCCGGCCCCGGGCCTTCTCCATCGCCTCCTCTCTGCGG GCCCACCCCTCGCGGCTGCAGATCCTGGTGGCCGTGGTGCAGTACCGGACCCGCCTCCGGGAGCCCCGCCGTGGCCTCTGCTCCAGCTGGCTGGCGTCCCTGGACCCTGTGCAAG GACCTGTCCGGGTGCCCCTGTGGGTGCGGTCTGGGGGCCTGACGTTCCCAAAGACTCCAGACGTACCTGTGATCATGGTGGGGCCCGGCACCGGCGTAGCCCCCTTCCGAGCAGCCATCCAGGAGCGAGTGGCCCAGGGCGAGACTG gaaaTGTGCTGTTCTTCGGCTGCCGCCGGCGGGACCAGGACTTCTACTGGGAGGCCGAGTGGGAGCAGCTGCAGGCGAGGGGCTGCCTGACTCTGGTCACGGCCTTCTCCCGGGAgcaggtgtgtgtgcaggggcggggaggggcacgGGCCGGGGCGCCCAGGGTGCAGGCTCAgagcgcccccgcccccgccccgcaggAGCAGCAGGTATACGTGCAGCACCGGCTCCGGGCACTCGGGCCGCTGGTGTGGGAGCTGCTGGACGGCCGGGGCGCCCACTTCTACCTGGCGGG CAACGCCAAGCACATGCCAGCCGATGTGTGCGACACCTTGCTGTCCATCTTCCGGGAGGAGGGCGGGCTCTCTGCCCCCGATGCGACTGCCTACCTCGCCCAGCTGCAGCGGACACGGCGTTTCCAGACTGAGACGTGGGCCTGA
- the NDOR1 gene encoding NADPH-dependent diflavin oxidoreductase 1 isoform X5: MKSFWRFIFRRSLPSTALRQMDFAVLGLGDSSYAKFNFVAKKLHRRLLQLGGSALLPVCLGDDQHELGPDAAIDPWLQDLWEKVLGPHPVPLNLDLNPPGVPWPSKFTLQFLKDTPTSGPEELCVAGTDPQGPPSELQPFLAPMVSNQRVTGPSHFQDVRLIEFDISGSGMSFAAGDVVLIQPENTASHVQRFCQALGLDPEQHFTLQPREPGVTCPAQLPQPCSMRRLVSQYLDIASVPRRSFFELLACLSPHELEREKLREFSSAQGQEELCEYCTRPRRTALEVLCDFPHTAAAIPPDYLLDLLPLIRPRAFSIASSLRAHPSRLQILVAVVQYRTRLREPRRGLCSSWLASLDPVQGPVRVPLWVRSGGLTFPKTPDVPVIMVGPGTGVAPFRAAIQERVAQGETGNVLFFGCRRRDQDFYWEAEWEQLQARGCLTLVTAFSREQEQQVYVQHRLRALGPLVWELLDGRGAHFYLAGNAKHMPADVCDTLLSIFREEGGLSAPDATAYLAQLQRTRRFQTETWA, from the exons ATGAAG AGTTTCTGGAGGTTCATCTTCCGGAGGAGCCTGCCGTCTACCGCCCTCCGTCAGATGGactttgctgtgctgggtctcgggGACTCGTCTTACGCCAA GTTCAACTTCGTGGCCAAGAAGCTGCACCGCCGGCTGCTGCAGCTCGGGGGCAGCGCCCTCCTGCCCGTGTGCCTGGGCGATGACCAGCATGAGCTGGG GCCCGACGCCGCCATCGACCCCTGGCTGCAggatctgtgggagaaggtgcTGGGGCCGCACCCTGTGCCTCTGAACCTTGACCTGAACCCTCCTGGAGTCCC TTGGCCCTCCAAGTTCACCCTGCAGTTCCTCAAGGACACCCCCACCTCGGGCCCTGAGGAGCTGTGTGTGGCCGGAACAGACCCTCAGGGGCCCCCTTCAGAGCTCCAGCCGTTCCTGGCGCCCATGGTCAGCAATCAGAGGGTCACGGGGCCCTCGCACTTTCAGGACGTGCGGCTGATTGAGTTCGACATCTCGGGCTCTGGGATGAG CTTTGCAGCCGGCGACGTGGTGCTGATCCAGCCCGAGAACACGGCCAGCCACGTCCAGCGGTTCTGCCAGGCGCTGGGCCTGGACCCCGAGCAGCACTTCACACTGCAGCCCCGGGAGCCGG GCGTCACCTGCCCCGCGCAgctgccccagccctgctccaTGCGGCGCCTCGTGTCCCAGTACCTGGACATTGCCAGTGTCCCCCGCCGCTCCTTCTTTGAACTCCTGGCCTGTCTCTCCCCCCACGAGCTGGAGCGGGAGAAGCTGCGGGAGTTCAGCTCTGCACAGGGCCAGGAGGAGCTTTGCGAGTACTGCACCCGGCCCCGCAGGACggccctggag GTGCTGTGTGACTTCCCCCACACGGCTGCTGCCATCCCCCCAGACTACCTGCTGGACCTGCTGCCCCTGATCCGGCCCCGGGCCTTCTCCATCGCCTCCTCTCTGCGG GCCCACCCCTCGCGGCTGCAGATCCTGGTGGCCGTGGTGCAGTACCGGACCCGCCTCCGGGAGCCCCGCCGTGGCCTCTGCTCCAGCTGGCTGGCGTCCCTGGACCCTGTGCAAG GACCTGTCCGGGTGCCCCTGTGGGTGCGGTCTGGGGGCCTGACGTTCCCAAAGACTCCAGACGTACCTGTGATCATGGTGGGGCCCGGCACCGGCGTAGCCCCCTTCCGAGCAGCCATCCAGGAGCGAGTGGCCCAGGGCGAGACTG gaaaTGTGCTGTTCTTCGGCTGCCGCCGGCGGGACCAGGACTTCTACTGGGAGGCCGAGTGGGAGCAGCTGCAGGCGAGGGGCTGCCTGACTCTGGTCACGGCCTTCTCCCGGGAgcag gAGCAGCAGGTATACGTGCAGCACCGGCTCCGGGCACTCGGGCCGCTGGTGTGGGAGCTGCTGGACGGCCGGGGCGCCCACTTCTACCTGGCGGG CAACGCCAAGCACATGCCAGCCGATGTGTGCGACACCTTGCTGTCCATCTTCCGGGAGGAGGGCGGGCTCTCTGCCCCCGATGCGACTGCCTACCTCGCCCAGCTGCAGCGGACACGGCGTTTCCAGACTGAGACGTGGGCCTGA
- the NDOR1 gene encoding NADPH-dependent diflavin oxidoreductase 1 isoform X6, with protein MKSFWRFIFRRSLPSTALRQMDFAVLGLGDSSYAKFNFVAKKLHRRLLQLGGSALLPVCLGDDQHELGPDAAIDPWLQDLWEKVLGPHPVPLNLDLNPPGVPWPSKFTLQFLKDTPTSGPEELCVAGTDPQGPPSELQPFLAPMVSNQRVTGPSHFQDVRLIEFDISGSGMSFAAGDVVLIQPENTASHVQRFCQALGLDPEQHFTLQPREPGVTCPAQLPQPCSMRRLVSQYLDIASVPRRSFFELLACLSPHELEREKLREFSSAQGQEELCEYCTRPRRTALEVLCDFPHTAAAIPPDYLLDLLPLIRPRAFSIASSLRAHPSRLQILVAVVQYRTRLREPRRGLCSSWLASLDPVQGPVRVPLWVRSGGLTFPKTPDVPVIMVGPGTGVAPFRAAIQERVAQGETGNVLFFGCRRRDQDFYWEAEWEQLQARGCLTLVTAFSREQQRQAHASRCVRHLAVHLPGGGRALCPRCDCLPRPAAADTAFPD; from the exons ATGAAG AGTTTCTGGAGGTTCATCTTCCGGAGGAGCCTGCCGTCTACCGCCCTCCGTCAGATGGactttgctgtgctgggtctcgggGACTCGTCTTACGCCAA GTTCAACTTCGTGGCCAAGAAGCTGCACCGCCGGCTGCTGCAGCTCGGGGGCAGCGCCCTCCTGCCCGTGTGCCTGGGCGATGACCAGCATGAGCTGGG GCCCGACGCCGCCATCGACCCCTGGCTGCAggatctgtgggagaaggtgcTGGGGCCGCACCCTGTGCCTCTGAACCTTGACCTGAACCCTCCTGGAGTCCC TTGGCCCTCCAAGTTCACCCTGCAGTTCCTCAAGGACACCCCCACCTCGGGCCCTGAGGAGCTGTGTGTGGCCGGAACAGACCCTCAGGGGCCCCCTTCAGAGCTCCAGCCGTTCCTGGCGCCCATGGTCAGCAATCAGAGGGTCACGGGGCCCTCGCACTTTCAGGACGTGCGGCTGATTGAGTTCGACATCTCGGGCTCTGGGATGAG CTTTGCAGCCGGCGACGTGGTGCTGATCCAGCCCGAGAACACGGCCAGCCACGTCCAGCGGTTCTGCCAGGCGCTGGGCCTGGACCCCGAGCAGCACTTCACACTGCAGCCCCGGGAGCCGG GCGTCACCTGCCCCGCGCAgctgccccagccctgctccaTGCGGCGCCTCGTGTCCCAGTACCTGGACATTGCCAGTGTCCCCCGCCGCTCCTTCTTTGAACTCCTGGCCTGTCTCTCCCCCCACGAGCTGGAGCGGGAGAAGCTGCGGGAGTTCAGCTCTGCACAGGGCCAGGAGGAGCTTTGCGAGTACTGCACCCGGCCCCGCAGGACggccctggag GTGCTGTGTGACTTCCCCCACACGGCTGCTGCCATCCCCCCAGACTACCTGCTGGACCTGCTGCCCCTGATCCGGCCCCGGGCCTTCTCCATCGCCTCCTCTCTGCGG GCCCACCCCTCGCGGCTGCAGATCCTGGTGGCCGTGGTGCAGTACCGGACCCGCCTCCGGGAGCCCCGCCGTGGCCTCTGCTCCAGCTGGCTGGCGTCCCTGGACCCTGTGCAAG GACCTGTCCGGGTGCCCCTGTGGGTGCGGTCTGGGGGCCTGACGTTCCCAAAGACTCCAGACGTACCTGTGATCATGGTGGGGCCCGGCACCGGCGTAGCCCCCTTCCGAGCAGCCATCCAGGAGCGAGTGGCCCAGGGCGAGACTG gaaaTGTGCTGTTCTTCGGCTGCCGCCGGCGGGACCAGGACTTCTACTGGGAGGCCGAGTGGGAGCAGCTGCAGGCGAGGGGCTGCCTGACTCTGGTCACGGCCTTCTCCCGGGAgcag CAACGCCAAGCACATGCCAGCCGATGTGTGCGACACCTTGCTGTCCATCTTCCGGGAGGAGGGCGGGCTCTCTGCCCCCGATGCGACTGCCTACCTCGCCCAGCTGCAGCGGACACGGCGTTTCCAGACTGA
- the NDOR1 gene encoding NADPH-dependent diflavin oxidoreductase 1 isoform X1: MPSARLLVLFGSQTGTAQDVSERLGREARRRQLSCRVEALDSYPVVNLINEPVVIFVCATAGQGDPPDNMKSFWRFIFRRSLPSTALRQMDFAVLGLGDSSYAKFNFVAKKLHRRLLQLGGSALLPVCLGDDQHELGPDAAIDPWLQDLWEKVLGPHPVPLNLDLNPPGVPWPSKFTLQFLKDTPTSGPEELCVAGTDPQGPPSELQPFLAPMVSNQRVTGPSHFQDVRLIEFDISGSGMSFAAGDVVLIQPENTASHVQRFCQALGLDPEQHFTLQPREPGVTCPAQLPQPCSMRRLVSQYLDIASVPRRSFFELLACLSPHELEREKLREFSSAQGQEELCEYCTRPRRTALEVLCDFPHTAAAIPPDYLLDLLPLIRPRAFSIASSLRAHPSRLQILVAVVQYRTRLREPRRGLCSSWLASLDPVQGPVRVPLWVRSGGLTFPKTPDVPVIMVGPGTGVAPFRAAIQERVAQGETGNVLFFGCRRRDQDFYWEAEWEQLQARGCLTLVTAFSREQEQQVYVQHRLRALGPLVWELLDGRGAHFYLAGNAKHMPADVCDTLLSIFREEGGLSAPDATAYLAQLQRTRRFQTETWA, encoded by the exons ATGCCGAGCGCACGACTCCTGGTGCTCTTCGGCAGCCAAACGGGCACAGCCCAGGATGTGTCGGAGAGGCTGGGCCGCGAGGCCAGGCGTCGGCAGCTCAGCTGCCGGGTGGAAGCCCTGGACTCCTACCCCGTG GTGAATCTGATTAATGAGCCCGTGGTGATATTTGTTTGTGCAACTGCAGGCCAAGGAGACCCCCCGGACAACATGAAG AGTTTCTGGAGGTTCATCTTCCGGAGGAGCCTGCCGTCTACCGCCCTCCGTCAGATGGactttgctgtgctgggtctcgggGACTCGTCTTACGCCAA GTTCAACTTCGTGGCCAAGAAGCTGCACCGCCGGCTGCTGCAGCTCGGGGGCAGCGCCCTCCTGCCCGTGTGCCTGGGCGATGACCAGCATGAGCTGGG GCCCGACGCCGCCATCGACCCCTGGCTGCAggatctgtgggagaaggtgcTGGGGCCGCACCCTGTGCCTCTGAACCTTGACCTGAACCCTCCTGGAGTCCC TTGGCCCTCCAAGTTCACCCTGCAGTTCCTCAAGGACACCCCCACCTCGGGCCCTGAGGAGCTGTGTGTGGCCGGAACAGACCCTCAGGGGCCCCCTTCAGAGCTCCAGCCGTTCCTGGCGCCCATGGTCAGCAATCAGAGGGTCACGGGGCCCTCGCACTTTCAGGACGTGCGGCTGATTGAGTTCGACATCTCGGGCTCTGGGATGAG CTTTGCAGCCGGCGACGTGGTGCTGATCCAGCCCGAGAACACGGCCAGCCACGTCCAGCGGTTCTGCCAGGCGCTGGGCCTGGACCCCGAGCAGCACTTCACACTGCAGCCCCGGGAGCCGG GCGTCACCTGCCCCGCGCAgctgccccagccctgctccaTGCGGCGCCTCGTGTCCCAGTACCTGGACATTGCCAGTGTCCCCCGCCGCTCCTTCTTTGAACTCCTGGCCTGTCTCTCCCCCCACGAGCTGGAGCGGGAGAAGCTGCGGGAGTTCAGCTCTGCACAGGGCCAGGAGGAGCTTTGCGAGTACTGCACCCGGCCCCGCAGGACggccctggag GTGCTGTGTGACTTCCCCCACACGGCTGCTGCCATCCCCCCAGACTACCTGCTGGACCTGCTGCCCCTGATCCGGCCCCGGGCCTTCTCCATCGCCTCCTCTCTGCGG GCCCACCCCTCGCGGCTGCAGATCCTGGTGGCCGTGGTGCAGTACCGGACCCGCCTCCGGGAGCCCCGCCGTGGCCTCTGCTCCAGCTGGCTGGCGTCCCTGGACCCTGTGCAAG GACCTGTCCGGGTGCCCCTGTGGGTGCGGTCTGGGGGCCTGACGTTCCCAAAGACTCCAGACGTACCTGTGATCATGGTGGGGCCCGGCACCGGCGTAGCCCCCTTCCGAGCAGCCATCCAGGAGCGAGTGGCCCAGGGCGAGACTG gaaaTGTGCTGTTCTTCGGCTGCCGCCGGCGGGACCAGGACTTCTACTGGGAGGCCGAGTGGGAGCAGCTGCAGGCGAGGGGCTGCCTGACTCTGGTCACGGCCTTCTCCCGGGAgcag gAGCAGCAGGTATACGTGCAGCACCGGCTCCGGGCACTCGGGCCGCTGGTGTGGGAGCTGCTGGACGGCCGGGGCGCCCACTTCTACCTGGCGGG CAACGCCAAGCACATGCCAGCCGATGTGTGCGACACCTTGCTGTCCATCTTCCGGGAGGAGGGCGGGCTCTCTGCCCCCGATGCGACTGCCTACCTCGCCCAGCTGCAGCGGACACGGCGTTTCCAGACTGAGACGTGGGCCTGA